The following proteins come from a genomic window of Chryseobacterium glaciei:
- a CDS encoding L-serine ammonia-lyase — translation MESISVFEIIKVGIGPSSSHTMGPWNAASAFIRIIKREKSIAEVKEVFLEFFGSLAKTGIGHGTDIAGMLGLNGEDFKTINTSKIDEKIGEIKDTQILNLGGEKKIPFIYGHHLVLNMQKSLDFHPNGMIFKAIFEDGTELVQDFYSVGGGFIASQEKNSIEKQCVRTLYPCHKAADIVKYCDKLGFSKMSDLILINEESWRTQEETRAEALYIWKQIKECIYKGVNKEGILPGGLNVTRRAAGINRKLLGEDKIYKNKDEWFQMVIDAEENFTNINKWIACFALAVNEENAAFGRIITAPTNGASGVIPAVLIYSQAFTPFNSEDDIARFLLVAGEIGTLFKKNATISAAMGGCQAEVGVSSAMAAAGLTEILGGSVGQVLMAAEIAMEHHLGLTCDPIKGLVQIPCIERNTMGAIKAITAANIALESDPAKAKVSLDQVVQTMWETALSMNDRFKETSEGGLAIAVNVPEC, via the coding sequence ATGGAATCAATATCGGTTTTTGAGATTATTAAAGTAGGAATAGGTCCGTCAAGTTCGCATACGATGGGACCTTGGAATGCAGCGTCTGCATTTATCAGGATTATTAAGAGGGAAAAATCAATTGCTGAGGTGAAGGAAGTTTTTCTTGAATTTTTCGGTTCATTAGCTAAAACGGGAATCGGTCACGGTACTGATATTGCCGGAATGCTTGGTTTGAATGGCGAAGATTTTAAGACAATCAATACGTCAAAAATTGATGAAAAAATAGGAGAAATAAAAGATACTCAGATCTTAAATCTGGGAGGTGAAAAGAAAATTCCATTTATTTACGGGCATCATTTGGTTTTAAATATGCAGAAATCTCTTGATTTTCATCCAAACGGAATGATTTTCAAAGCTATTTTTGAAGACGGAACCGAGCTTGTTCAGGATTTTTATTCTGTTGGAGGAGGTTTTATCGCAAGTCAGGAAAAAAACTCGATAGAAAAGCAGTGTGTACGTACTTTGTATCCTTGTCATAAAGCTGCAGATATTGTAAAATACTGTGATAAATTAGGCTTTAGCAAGATGTCAGATTTAATTTTAATTAATGAAGAAAGCTGGAGAACTCAGGAAGAAACAAGAGCTGAAGCACTTTACATTTGGAAGCAGATTAAAGAATGTATCTATAAAGGCGTAAACAAAGAAGGCATTCTCCCTGGTGGACTGAATGTTACCAGAAGAGCTGCCGGAATCAACAGAAAATTATTAGGTGAAGATAAGATTTATAAAAATAAGGATGAATGGTTCCAAATGGTTATAGATGCCGAAGAAAACTTTACCAATATCAATAAATGGATTGCGTGTTTTGCATTGGCTGTAAATGAAGAAAATGCAGCTTTTGGAAGGATAATTACAGCTCCTACCAACGGAGCGAGTGGGGTTATTCCTGCTGTGTTAATCTATTCTCAGGCTTTTACGCCATTCAATAGTGAAGACGATATTGCAAGATTTTTATTGGTTGCAGGAGAAATCGGAACATTATTCAAAAAAAATGCAACAATTTCCGCAGCAATGGGAGGTTGTCAGGCTGAGGTCGGCGTTTCTTCGGCTATGGCTGCGGCAGGTTTGACGGAAATTCTTGGCGGAAGTGTTGGTCAGGTTTTAATGGCTGCTGAGATTGCAATGGAGCATCATTTAGGTTTAACCTGTGATCCGATCAAAGGGTTGGTACAAATTCCTTGTATTGAAAGAAATACAATGGGCGCTATAAAAGCAATCACAGCAGCAAATATCGCTCTTGAAAGTGATCCTGCAAAAGCAAAGGTAAGTTTAGATCAGGTTGTTCAAACCATGTGGGAAACGGCATTATCAATGAACGATAGATTTAAAGAAACTTCTGAAGGTGGGTTGGCGATTGCTGTAAACGTCCCAGAATGCTAA
- a CDS encoding ammonium transporter: MKVGLKWIVSFTTIALIAIGGLFWSPIVDFPNNGEFLGEDKIVGADVAWILAAAGLVLLMTPGLSFFYGGMVGKKNVISTMLQSFIALGVISILWVVVGFSLSFGDSLGFEINGVHYGIIGNPLSYPFFSRVGVLPHKMMASTIPFVLFALFQMKFAVITPALITGSFAERVRFISYLLFMVLFSIFIYAPLCHMVWHPEGLLNKYFGVKDFAGGTVVHMSAGFAALAGAIVLGNRKNPHHEPSNIPFVLLGTGMLWFGWFGFNAGSALAANATAATAFGTTTIASASAMMTWIFFDRINGRSVSALGACIGAVVGLVAITPGCGFVSIAESLFIGFISAIVSNVMLNWKALKKIDDTLDVFACHGVGGIMGMILTAIFAHGENASLLHGGFEVFAHHMMALVLVSIFAFFGSLLLYKITDSIITLRVSEEAEDMGLDLSQHEESIC, encoded by the coding sequence ATGAAAGTAGGGTTAAAATGGATTGTCTCATTTACCACCATTGCTCTTATTGCAATAGGCGGTTTATTTTGGAGTCCAATCGTTGATTTTCCAAATAACGGAGAATTCTTAGGCGAAGATAAAATCGTTGGTGCCGATGTAGCCTGGATTTTGGCGGCGGCAGGTCTTGTTTTGCTTATGACTCCAGGTTTATCATTTTTCTACGGCGGAATGGTTGGTAAGAAAAATGTAATTTCTACAATGCTTCAAAGTTTTATCGCGTTGGGTGTAATTTCCATTCTTTGGGTGGTTGTTGGCTTTTCTTTATCTTTTGGAGATTCTTTAGGCTTTGAAATTAATGGGGTACATTATGGCATTATCGGAAATCCGTTAAGCTATCCTTTTTTCAGTCGTGTAGGAGTTTTGCCTCATAAAATGATGGCTTCTACGATACCTTTTGTGCTTTTTGCATTGTTTCAGATGAAGTTTGCAGTGATTACTCCGGCTTTGATCACGGGGTCATTTGCAGAAAGAGTACGTTTTATTTCCTATTTACTATTCATGGTGCTTTTCAGTATTTTCATCTATGCACCACTTTGTCATATGGTTTGGCATCCGGAAGGACTTTTAAATAAATATTTTGGAGTTAAAGATTTCGCGGGCGGAACGGTCGTTCACATGAGTGCCGGATTTGCCGCTTTGGCTGGAGCGATTGTTTTAGGTAACAGGAAAAATCCGCATCATGAGCCTTCAAATATTCCTTTCGTTCTTCTGGGCACCGGAATGCTATGGTTCGGATGGTTCGGTTTTAATGCAGGTTCTGCTTTGGCTGCCAATGCAACTGCTGCGACTGCTTTTGGAACAACAACAATCGCTTCCGCATCAGCAATGATGACATGGATATTTTTTGACAGAATCAATGGGCGAAGTGTTTCTGCTTTGGGAGCTTGTATAGGCGCAGTCGTTGGACTTGTCGCAATTACTCCCGGATGTGGCTTTGTCTCTATCGCAGAAAGCCTTTTCATAGGTTTTATTTCGGCTATAGTTTCTAATGTAATGTTGAATTGGAAAGCTTTAAAAAAGATCGACGACACGTTAGATGTTTTCGCCTGTCATGGGGTAGGAGGTATCATGGGAATGATTTTAACGGCAATATTTGCGCATGGCGAAAATGCGAGTCTTCTTCATGGCGGTTTTGAAGTTTTTGCACATCATATGATGGCGTTGGTTTTGGTTTCAATATTTGCGTTTTTTGGATCATTGCTATTATATAAAATCACAGACAGTATTATTACGTTGAGAGTTTCGGAAGAAGCTGAAGATATGGGACTTGATCTTTCTCAACACGAAGAAAGTATTTGCTGA
- a CDS encoding alpha/beta hydrolase, with protein MKVYVVSGLGADFKVLERLEFPEHCEIVFIDWLIPEKNESLPLYVERMAEKVDVSEPFCLLGYSFGGIIVQEINKIKPAEKVVILGSIKSDKEKSKFIRTGEVTKIPRVLPLSLFNDRAANVYSVVRKLFDPKNPKILQYFKVRDPYYLKWSVEKVSEWKFEENPSVIQILGDRDIVFPVKNSKPNYIIKGGTHLFPATKYKEVSKVLNEVFLL; from the coding sequence ATGAAAGTTTATGTAGTAAGTGGTCTTGGTGCAGATTTTAAAGTCCTTGAAAGACTAGAGTTTCCCGAGCATTGCGAAATTGTTTTTATTGATTGGTTGATTCCTGAAAAAAATGAATCTCTTCCTCTTTATGTAGAAAGAATGGCTGAAAAGGTAGATGTTTCGGAGCCTTTTTGTCTTTTAGGATATTCGTTTGGAGGAATTATTGTTCAGGAGATCAATAAAATAAAGCCGGCTGAAAAAGTAGTTATTTTAGGAAGTATAAAATCGGATAAAGAAAAATCAAAATTTATAAGAACGGGCGAAGTTACTAAGATTCCCAGAGTTCTTCCGTTGAGTCTTTTTAATGACAGGGCTGCGAATGTATATTCTGTGGTCAGAAAGTTATTTGATCCTAAAAATCCCAAAATCCTGCAATATTTCAAAGTTCGAGACCCTTATTATTTAAAATGGTCGGTAGAAAAAGTCTCCGAATGGAAATTTGAGGAAAACCCAAGTGTTATTCAGATATTGGGAGATCGGGATATTGTTTTTCCTGTTAAAAATTCAAAACCGAATTATATTATTAAAGGCGGAACGCATTTATTTCCTGCCACGAAATATAAAGAAGTTTCAAAAGTGTTAAATGAGGTGTTTTTACTTTAA